A single genomic interval of Methylobacterium bullatum harbors:
- a CDS encoding Blue-light-activated histidine kinase has product MSLPTLRRGSQLHETERRLNAVLNNASVAIFLMDDRQHCVYMNRAAELLTGFSVGEVLARDCPLHDIVHHTYPDGRPFPLEECAIDRAFPENNQERGEEVFVHKDGHFYPVGFTASPIRDDAAKIIGTIIEVRDITEEKAAAERQKLLTNELNHRVKNTLATVQSIAAQTFRNVADQPARAVFDARVAALSDAHNVLTESNWESASLIGVVERAIAPHAVAETDGTRFNITGPDTRLHPKVAVTLAMALHELMTNAAKYGALSIPEGRVAVTWTLTSDGGRERLSLTWTETGGPEVIPPTRRGFGSRLIERQLPLEFDGSAEIDFAPAGLVCRLDIPLTALGWHGQDVVTGRPVS; this is encoded by the coding sequence ATGTCCCTGCCGACCCTGCGCCGCGGGTCACAGCTCCACGAGACCGAGCGCCGCTTGAACGCCGTGCTCAACAACGCGTCGGTGGCGATCTTCCTGATGGATGACCGGCAGCACTGCGTCTACATGAACCGCGCCGCCGAATTGCTCACCGGATTCAGCGTCGGAGAGGTGCTCGCGCGCGACTGTCCGCTGCACGACATCGTCCACCACACCTACCCCGATGGCCGTCCGTTCCCGTTAGAGGAATGCGCCATCGACCGTGCCTTCCCCGAGAACAACCAGGAACGCGGCGAAGAGGTGTTCGTCCACAAGGACGGGCATTTCTACCCCGTCGGCTTCACCGCGAGCCCGATTCGCGACGATGCGGCCAAGATCATCGGTACGATCATCGAAGTCCGCGACATCACGGAGGAGAAGGCGGCGGCCGAGCGGCAGAAATTGCTGACGAACGAGCTGAACCACCGGGTGAAGAACACCCTGGCCACCGTCCAGTCCATCGCGGCGCAGACTTTCCGCAACGTCGCCGACCAGCCGGCCCGCGCCGTCTTCGATGCCCGCGTCGCGGCGCTCTCGGACGCCCACAATGTCCTGACGGAATCCAATTGGGAGAGCGCCAGCCTCATCGGTGTCGTCGAGCGGGCGATCGCACCCCATGCGGTCGCGGAGACCGACGGGACGCGGTTCAACATCACCGGCCCGGATACTCGCCTCCACCCCAAGGTCGCCGTGACGCTGGCGATGGCGTTGCACGAATTGATGACCAACGCCGCCAAATACGGCGCCCTCTCGATTCCCGAGGGCCGCGTCGCAGTGACATGGACGCTGACGTCCGATGGCGGGCGCGAACGCCTGTCCCTCACCTGGACGGAGACGGGCGGCCCGGAAGTGATCCCTCCGACCCGCAGGGGTTTCGGCTCGAGGCTCATCGAGCGGCAATTGCCGCTGGAATTCGACGGCAGCGCCGAGATCGATTTCGCACCGGCCGGACTCGTATGCCGCCTCGACATCCCACTGACCGCGCTGGGTTGGCATGGACAGGATGTCGTGACGGGGCGTCCGGTCTCATGA